The following are encoded together in the Montipora foliosa isolate CH-2021 chromosome 12, ASM3666993v2, whole genome shotgun sequence genome:
- the LOC137978879 gene encoding nucleolar complex protein 1-like, translating to MQERSSTDFDFASELKSSKRSSSGKNKPSDSEEEEEGDDEEESEEQSNNEGENKEQSSSEDEFDYEAMDFSSAEEDEMEEPSSAQGKKRKFTDKDYEKALLENLSSDEFSDEDTPRSKRKSKKGKVEGSSVSSVFASAEEFAHLLENSEASRGGQYDVRRAGASDKQLKWEEKRAGKKWKVEHGSGREGRKGPQGTFNYSSRGKVNSKGRGKKRKR from the exons ATGCAAGAGCGTTCCAGCACAGACTTCGATTTTGCCAG TGAATTAAAGAGCTCCAAACGCAGTTCATCAGGTAAAAACAAACCTAGTGACagcgaagaagaagaggaaggtGATGACGAAGAAGAGAGTGAGGAACAAAGCAACAACGAAGGTGAAAACAAGGAGCAATCTTCCTCTGAAGATG AGTTCGACTATGAAGCCATGGATTTTTCTTCTGCTGAGGAGGACGAGATGG AGGAACCAAGTAGTGCCCAGGGCAAGAAAAGGAAATTCACCGACAAAGACTACGAGAAG GCTCTTCTTGAAAATTTAAGCTCGGATGAATTTTCTGACGAAGACACTCCAAGGTCAAAGAGGaaatcaaagaaaggaaaagttgaGGG ATCCAGCGTTTCGTCAGTGTTTGCCTCCGCAGAAGAG TTTGCTCATCTGTTAGAGAATTCCGAAGCGTCTCGCGGTGGGCAATATGACGTCAGGAGAGCAGGAGCCAGTGACAAGCAGCTTAAATGGGAAGAGAAAAGGGCGGGAAAAAAGTGGAAAGTAGAGCATGGCTCAGgaagggaaggaaggaagggcCCACAGGGAACATTTAATTATAGTTCGAGAGGCAAAGTAAACTCCAAGGGAAGAGGCAAAAAGAGGAAAAGATAA